From the Panthera leo isolate Ple1 chromosome C1, P.leo_Ple1_pat1.1, whole genome shotgun sequence genome, one window contains:
- the RPL5 gene encoding 60S ribosomal protein L5 encodes TAPAHGLRPFPPAERCWACWSVASRGRRSLFRRMGFVKVVKNKAYFKRYQVKFRRRREGKTDYYARKRLVIQDKNKYNTPKYRMIVRVTNRDIICQIAYARIEGDMIVCAAYAHELPKYGVKVGLTNYAAAYCTGLLLARRLLNRFGMDKIYEGQVEVTGDEYNVESIDGQPGAFTCYLDAGLARTTTGNKVFGALKGAVDGGLSIPHSTKRFPGYDSESKEFNAEVHRKHIMGQNVADYMRYLMEEDEDAYKKQFSQYIKNNVTPDMMEEMYKKAHAAIRENPVYEKKPKKEVKKKRWNRPKMSLAQKKDRVAQKKASFLRAQERAAES; translated from the exons ACTGCGCCTGCGCACGGACTGAGGCCTTTTCCCCCCGCGGAGCGCTGCTGGGCCTGCTGGTCTGTGGCGAGCCGCGGACGCCGGTCTCTGTTCCGCAGGATG GGGTTTGTTAAAGTTGTCAAGAATAAGGCTTACTTCAAGAGATACCAAGTGAAATTTAGAAGAAGACGAG AGGGTAAAACTGATTACTATGCCCGGAAACGCTTGGTAATTCAGGATAAAAATAAGTACAACACACCTAAATACAGGATGATAGTTCGCGTAACCAACAGAGATATCATTTGTCAG ATTGCTTATGCCCGTATAGAAGGAGACATGATAGTTTGTGCAGCGTATGCTCATGAACTCCCAAAGTATGGTGTGAAGGTTGGCCTGACAAATTATGCTGCAGCATATTGTACTGGCCTGCTGCTGGCCCGCAGG CTTCTCAATAGGTTTGGCATGGATAAGATCTATGAAGGCCAAGTAGAAGTGACTGGAGATGAATACAATGTGGAAAGCATTGATGGTCAACCTGGTGCCTTCACCTGCTATTTGGATGCAGGTCTTGCCAGAACTACTACTGGAAATAAAGTTTTTGGGGCCCTCAAGGGAGCTGTGGATGGAGGCTTGTCTATTCCTCACAG TACCAAACGATTCCCTGGTTATGATTCAGAAAGCAAGGAATTCAATGCAGAAGTACATCGGAAGCACATCATGGGTCAAAATGTTGCAGATTATATGCGTTACCTAATGGAAGAAGATGAAGATGCTTACAAAAAACAGTTCTCTCAATACATAAAGAACAACGTTACTCCAGACATg aTGGAGGAGATGTATAAGAAAGCTCATGCTGCTATTCGAGAGAATCCAGTCTATGAGAAGAAGCCTAAGAAAGAAGTCAAAAAGAAGAG GTGGAACCGTCCCAAAATGTCTCTTGCCCAGAAGAAAGACCGGGTAGCTCAGAAGAAGGCAAGCTTCCTTAGAGCTCAGGAGCGGGCTGCTGAGAGCTAA
- the DIPK1A gene encoding divergent protein kinase domain 1A isoform X2, translating to MKYLFFSWLVVFVGSWIIYVQYSTYTELCRGKDCKKIICDKYKTGVIDGPACNSLCVTETLYFGKCLSTKPNNQMYLGIWGNLPGVVKCQMEQALHLDFGTELEPRKEIVLFDKPTRGTTVQKFKEMVYSLFKAKLGDQGNLSELVNLILTVADGDKDGQVSLGEAKSAWALLQLNEFLLMVILQDKEHTPKLMGFCGDLYVMESVEYTSLYGISLPWVIELFIPSGFRRSMDQLFTPSWPRKAKIAIGLLEFVEDVFHGPYGNFLMCDISAKNLGYNDKYDLKMVDMRKIVPETNLKELIKDRHCESDLDCVYGTDCRTTCDQSTMKCTSEVIQPNLAKACQLLKDYLLRGAPTEIREELEKQLYSCIALKVTANQMEMEHSLILNNLKTLLWKKISYTNDS from the exons TGTGACAAGTACAAGACTGGAGTTATTGATGGACCGGCATGTAATAGCCTTTGTGTTACAGAGACTCTTTACTTTGGGAAATGCTTATCCACCAAGCCCAACAATCAG ATGTATTTAGGGATTTGGGGTAATCTACCAGGTGTTGTGAAATGTCAAATGGAACAAGCACTTCATCTTGATTTTGGGACTGAATTGGAACCAAGGAAAGAAATAGTGCTATTTGATAAGCCAACTAGGGGAACAACTgtacagaaattcaaagaaatggtCTACAGTCTCTTTAAA GCAAAGTTGGGTGACCAAGGAAACCTCTCTGAACTGGTTAATCTCATCTTGACGGTGGCTGATGGAGACAAAGATGGCCAGGTTTCCTTGGGAGAAGCAAAGTCAGCATGGGCACTTCTTCAACTAAATGAATTTCTTCTCATGGTGATACTTCAAGATAAAGAACATACCCCCAAATTAATGGGATTCTGTGGTGATCTCTATGTGATGGAAAGTGTTGAATATACCTCTCTTTATGGAATAAGCCTTCCATGGGTCATTGAACTTTTTATTCCATCTGGGTTCAGAAGAAGCATGGATCAGTTGTTCACACCATCATGGCCTAGAAAGGCTAAAATAGCCATAGGACTTCTGGAATTTGTGGAAGATGTTTTCCACGGCCCGTATGGAAACTTCCTCATGTGTGATATTAGTGCCAAAAACCTAGGATATAACGATAAGTATGATTTGAAAATGGTGGACATGAGAAAAATCGTGCCAGAGACAAACCTGAAAGAACTTATAAAGGATCGCCACTGTGAGTCTGATTTGGACTGTGTTTATGGCACGGATTGTCGAACTACCTGTGATCAGAGTACAATGAAGTGTACTTCAGAAGTGATACAACCAAACTTGGCAAAAGCCTGTCAGTTACTCAAAGACTACCTACTGCGTGGTGCTCCAACTGAAATTCGTGAAGAATTGGAAAAGCAACTTTATTCTTGTATTGCTCTCAAAGTCACAGCAAATCAAATGGAAATGGAACATTCTTTGATACTAAATAACCTAAAAACGTTACTGTGGAAGAAAATTTCCTACACAAATGACTCTTAG